In Synechococcus sp. HK05, one DNA window encodes the following:
- a CDS encoding mannose-1-phosphate guanylyltransferase/mannose-6-phosphate isomerase — protein MTALVPVILCGGTGTRLWPLSRATYPKQYWALAGEGDETLLQQTHQRLEGIAALQPPLLICNEDHRFIVAEQMRQIGVEPAAILLEPMGRNTAPAVAVAALQATTHGDDPLLLVLAADHVIQNAAGFRAAVEAGMAAAEAGQLVTFGIVPTAPETGYGYIEAAEPLHTADNGNPAPLQPVPIARFVEKPDRATAEQFLASGRFTWNSGMFLFKASAILAELERLAPEVVSACRSALEHDSEDLDFLRLEREAFAACPNVAIDVAVMERTDRGAVLPLNAGWSDVGSWSALWETAEQDADGNVLRGRVISEASSNCYLRSEHRLVVGLGVDNLVVVETDDVVLVAHRDRAQDVKTIVGLLEREGARESKAHRRIYRPWGSYDGITEGERWQVKKIVVNPGASLSLQMHHHRAEHWIVVSGTALVEKDGVEELIGENQSTYIPLGCKHRLSNPGRIPVELIEVQSGPYLGEDDIRRFDDRYGRSDSARQYAH, from the coding sequence ATGACCGCACTCGTTCCTGTGATCCTCTGCGGCGGCACCGGCACCCGGCTCTGGCCCCTTTCGCGCGCCACCTATCCCAAGCAGTACTGGGCGCTAGCGGGCGAGGGCGACGAAACATTGCTGCAGCAGACCCATCAACGGCTTGAGGGCATTGCCGCTCTACAGCCACCGCTGCTGATCTGCAATGAAGACCACCGCTTCATCGTGGCCGAACAGATGCGCCAGATCGGCGTGGAGCCGGCCGCGATCCTGCTGGAGCCGATGGGCCGCAACACCGCGCCGGCGGTAGCGGTGGCAGCCCTGCAGGCCACCACCCACGGCGACGACCCTCTGCTGCTGGTGCTCGCCGCCGACCACGTGATTCAGAACGCCGCCGGCTTCCGCGCGGCGGTGGAAGCGGGGATGGCTGCCGCAGAAGCCGGCCAGCTGGTGACCTTCGGCATCGTGCCCACCGCCCCGGAAACGGGCTACGGCTACATCGAGGCCGCCGAACCACTCCACACAGCCGACAACGGCAATCCGGCGCCTCTGCAACCGGTGCCGATCGCCCGCTTCGTGGAGAAGCCCGACCGCGCCACCGCCGAACAGTTCTTGGCCAGCGGCCGCTTCACCTGGAACAGCGGCATGTTCCTGTTCAAGGCCAGCGCGATCCTGGCGGAACTGGAGCGGCTGGCACCGGAGGTGGTGAGCGCCTGCCGATCCGCTCTCGAGCACGACAGCGAAGACCTCGATTTCCTGCGGCTCGAGCGCGAAGCCTTCGCCGCCTGCCCAAATGTGGCCATCGATGTGGCCGTGATGGAGCGCACCGACCGCGGCGCCGTGCTGCCGCTCAACGCCGGCTGGAGCGATGTGGGCAGCTGGAGTGCCCTCTGGGAAACCGCGGAACAGGACGCCGACGGCAACGTGCTGCGCGGCCGCGTGATCTCCGAAGCCAGCAGCAACTGCTACCTGCGCAGCGAACACCGCCTGGTGGTGGGCCTGGGCGTGGACAACCTGGTGGTGGTGGAAACCGACGACGTGGTGCTCGTCGCCCATCGCGACCGCGCCCAGGACGTGAAGACGATCGTGGGGCTACTGGAACGGGAAGGCGCCCGCGAGAGCAAGGCCCATCGCCGCATTTACCGCCCCTGGGGCAGCTACGACGGCATTACCGAGGGCGAGCGCTGGCAGGTGAAAAAGATCGTGGTGAACCCCGGTGCCAGCCTCTCGCTGCAAATGCACCACCACCGCGCCGAACACTGGATCGTGGTGAGCGGAACCGCGCTGGTGGAAAAAGATGGCGTGGAAGAACTGATCGGTGAAAACCAGAGCACCTACATCCCTTTGGGCTGCAAGCACCGCCTCTCCAACCCGGGGCGGATCCCTGTGGAACTGATCGAGGTGCAGAGCGGCCCCTATCTCGGCGAAGACGACATCCGCCGCTTCGACGACCGCTACGGCCGCAGCGATTCGGCACGCCAATATGCGCACTAA
- a CDS encoding TA system VapC family ribonuclease toxin has translation MNRAVDLPDLNVWLALACSQHSHHQEAVRYWEQLASPQVVFCTVTALGLVRLVCQPKVMGSAAMTAAAASKLLEAFCRQPGVELAVTEQSEWEVFHQLLRTGDLPARLCTDAYLAGLAISEGWRLVSFDRDFERFAPLDWLRLG, from the coding sequence GTGAACAGGGCAGTCGATCTACCAGATCTCAATGTCTGGCTGGCGTTGGCCTGCTCACAGCACAGCCATCACCAAGAGGCCGTGCGCTACTGGGAGCAACTGGCTTCCCCACAGGTTGTGTTCTGCACGGTCACGGCGTTGGGACTTGTGCGCTTGGTGTGCCAACCCAAGGTGATGGGCTCAGCCGCCATGACCGCGGCTGCAGCCTCAAAGCTCCTGGAGGCCTTTTGCAGGCAACCAGGTGTTGAGCTCGCTGTGACCGAGCAGAGTGAGTGGGAGGTGTTTCACCAGTTACTGCGCACTGGCGATCTACCCGCTCGGCTGTGCACCGATGCCTACTTGGCGGGGCTCGCGATCAGCGAGGGCTGGCGACTGGTGAGTTTTGATCGGGATTTCGAACGCTTCGCACCGCTGGATTGGTTGCGCTTGGGTTAG
- the glmS gene encoding glutamine--fructose-6-phosphate transaminase (isomerizing): MCGIVAVIGSREAAPLLLEGLRQLEYRGYDSAGIATVNAEHQLSCLRAEGKLVNLTQRFEAQGAAGQCGIGHTRWATHGKPEERNAHPHLDGPGRVAVVQNGIIENYRTLREELQAEGVVFRSETDTEVIPHLLSRELARLVAAGCRPSGALLLQAVQAVLPRLHGAYALAVVWAELPGALVVARKAAPLLIGLGEGEFLCASDTPALAGFTRTILPLEDGEVALLTPLGIELYDAAGDRVQRTPSLLSGTEHVADKRSFRHFMLKEIHEQPETAALWVARHLPESGGLVALPLDESVYEGVERIQILACGTSRHAAQVGAYLLEQLAGIPTSVFYASEFRYAPPPLGSHTLTIGVTQSGETADTLAALAMEQERRRAVADPAFAPRLLGITNRPESSLGRLVDQILDIGAGIEVGVAATKTFLGQLLAFYGLALAFAERRGGGATGHGPEQLRQLAAGLRALPAQLRALVDDHDQRCEAMAHLFADTQDVIFLGRGINYPIALEGALKLKEISYIHAEGYPAGEMKHGPIALLDARVPVVSIAVPGTVFDKVLSNAQEAKARDAQLIGVAPECADAELFDTLLPVPTVDELLSPLLTVIPMQLLSYHIAAHRGLDVDQPRNLAKSVTVE; encoded by the coding sequence ATGTGCGGCATCGTTGCGGTGATCGGTTCGCGCGAAGCGGCCCCCCTGCTGCTGGAAGGTCTGCGGCAGCTGGAATACCGCGGCTACGACTCCGCCGGCATCGCCACGGTGAACGCGGAGCACCAGTTGAGTTGCCTGCGGGCAGAAGGGAAGCTGGTGAACCTCACCCAGCGCTTTGAGGCCCAGGGTGCAGCCGGCCAGTGCGGGATCGGTCACACCCGCTGGGCCACCCACGGCAAGCCGGAAGAACGCAACGCCCACCCGCACCTCGATGGCCCAGGCCGTGTTGCGGTGGTGCAGAACGGGATCATCGAGAACTACCGCACGCTGCGGGAAGAGCTGCAGGCAGAAGGGGTGGTGTTCCGCTCCGAAACGGACACGGAGGTGATTCCCCACCTGTTGAGCCGTGAGCTGGCCCGGCTAGTGGCGGCTGGATGCAGGCCCAGTGGAGCACTGCTGTTGCAGGCGGTGCAGGCCGTGTTGCCGCGGCTGCATGGCGCCTACGCCTTGGCGGTGGTGTGGGCTGAGTTGCCAGGTGCGCTGGTGGTAGCCCGCAAGGCAGCGCCGCTGCTGATCGGCCTTGGGGAAGGGGAATTCCTTTGCGCCAGTGATACCCCGGCCCTGGCCGGGTTCACGCGCACGATCCTGCCGCTTGAGGATGGTGAAGTGGCCTTGCTCACGCCACTCGGCATTGAGCTGTACGACGCGGCCGGTGATCGGGTGCAGCGCACACCGAGCCTGCTGAGTGGCACGGAGCACGTGGCGGATAAGCGCAGCTTCCGCCACTTCATGCTCAAGGAGATCCACGAGCAGCCGGAAACGGCAGCGCTCTGGGTGGCGCGGCATCTGCCCGAGAGCGGTGGCTTGGTGGCGCTGCCCCTCGATGAGAGCGTCTACGAAGGGGTGGAGCGAATCCAGATCCTGGCCTGCGGCACCAGCCGCCATGCGGCTCAGGTGGGGGCTTATCTGCTGGAGCAGCTGGCGGGGATTCCCACCAGCGTGTTTTATGCCAGCGAATTCCGCTATGCGCCGCCGCCGCTGGGGTCGCACACGCTCACCATCGGCGTGACCCAATCGGGCGAAACCGCCGACACGCTGGCGGCCCTGGCGATGGAGCAGGAGCGTCGCCGGGCCGTGGCCGATCCCGCGTTTGCCCCGCGGCTCTTGGGGATCACCAACCGCCCCGAAAGTTCCCTGGGCCGCCTTGTGGATCAGATCCTCGACATCGGTGCGGGCATTGAGGTGGGTGTGGCCGCCACCAAGACGTTCTTGGGGCAACTGCTGGCGTTTTACGGATTGGCTCTGGCCTTCGCTGAGCGTCGCGGCGGCGGTGCCACGGGCCATGGTCCTGAGCAGCTGCGGCAGCTGGCGGCTGGCCTGCGGGCGCTTCCGGCGCAATTGCGCGCGCTGGTGGATGACCACGACCAGCGCTGCGAAGCGATGGCCCATCTGTTCGCAGACACCCAGGACGTGATCTTCCTGGGGCGCGGTATCAACTACCCCATTGCCCTCGAAGGCGCCCTCAAGCTCAAGGAGATCAGCTACATCCACGCCGAGGGCTACCCGGCTGGCGAGATGAAGCATGGCCCAATCGCGCTGCTGGATGCGCGGGTTCCGGTGGTGTCGATCGCGGTGCCGGGCACGGTGTTCGACAAGGTGCTCAGCAACGCCCAGGAGGCCAAGGCCCGGGATGCGCAGCTGATCGGCGTGGCACCCGAGTGTGCCGATGCGGAGCTGTTCGATACGTTGCTGCCGGTGCCCACGGTGGATGAGCTGCTCAGCCCACTGCTCACCGTGATTCCGATGCAGCTGCTGAGTTATCACATCGCCGCCCACCGCGGCCTGGATGTGGATCAGCCGCGGAATCTGGCGAAGAGCGTCACGGTGGAGTGA
- the psaC gene encoding photosystem I iron-sulfur center protein PsaC gives MSHAVKIYDTCIGCTQCVRACPLDVLEMVPWDGCKAGQIASSPRTEDCVGCKRCETACPTDFLSIRVYLGDETTRSMGLAY, from the coding sequence ATGTCCCACGCCGTCAAGATCTACGACACCTGCATCGGTTGCACTCAGTGCGTGCGGGCTTGCCCCCTCGATGTGCTCGAAATGGTGCCCTGGGATGGCTGCAAGGCCGGCCAGATCGCGTCCTCGCCCCGCACTGAAGATTGTGTGGGCTGCAAGCGCTGCGAAACCGCCTGCCCCACCGACTTCCTCTCGATCCGCGTTTATCTCGGCGACGAAACCACCCGTTCCATGGGTCTGGCTTACTGA
- the acpP gene encoding acyl carrier protein, protein MSQEAIFEKVRSIVVEQLSVDAGEVKPESNFQNDLGADSLDTVELVMALEEAFDIEIPDEAAEGIATVGDAVKYIQDKQA, encoded by the coding sequence ATGTCCCAGGAAGCGATCTTCGAGAAAGTCCGCTCGATCGTTGTCGAGCAGCTGAGCGTCGACGCCGGCGAAGTGAAGCCTGAATCCAACTTCCAGAACGATCTGGGCGCTGACTCGCTCGATACCGTCGAGCTGGTGATGGCGCTGGAAGAAGCCTTCGACATCGAAATCCCCGACGAGGCTGCTGAAGGCATCGCCACCGTGGGCGACGCCGTGAAGTACATCCAGGACAAGCAGGCCTGA
- the fabF gene encoding beta-ketoacyl-ACP synthase II — protein MVEGLRRVVVTGLGAVTPIGNTVASYWEGLSTGRNGVAGITLFDPSAHACRFAAEVKDFDPSAYIEPKEAKRWDRFCQFGVVAAKQAVAQAGLTIDDSNAHRVGTAIGSGVGGLLMMETQAHVLADKGPSRVSPFTVPMMIPNMATGLTAIAIGAKGPSTAVATACAAGSNAIGDAFRLIQLGHADAMICGGAESAITPLGVAGFASAKALSFRNDDPATASRPFDAERDGFVIGEGAGVLVLESLEHAQARGAEILAEIVGYGMTCDAHHITSPSPGGVGGAEAMRLALRDARLDADAVDYVNAHGTSTPANDLNETSAIKASLGKRALQIPVSSTKSMTGHLLGGSGGIEAVAAVLAMEHSLVPPTINYQNPDPACDLDVVPNQAREQKLDVVLSNSFGFGGHNVCLAFRRMN, from the coding sequence ATGGTGGAGGGACTCCGCCGCGTCGTCGTCACCGGTCTCGGCGCGGTCACACCGATCGGCAACACCGTTGCTTCCTATTGGGAAGGCTTGAGCACAGGGCGCAATGGGGTGGCCGGGATCACCCTGTTCGACCCCTCCGCTCACGCCTGCCGTTTTGCCGCTGAGGTGAAGGATTTCGATCCCTCCGCCTACATCGAGCCCAAGGAGGCCAAGCGCTGGGACCGGTTCTGCCAGTTCGGCGTCGTGGCCGCCAAGCAGGCCGTGGCCCAGGCCGGCCTCACGATCGATGACAGCAATGCCCATCGCGTCGGCACAGCGATCGGTTCCGGCGTGGGCGGTCTGCTGATGATGGAAACCCAGGCCCATGTGCTGGCCGACAAGGGGCCATCGCGGGTGAGCCCGTTCACCGTGCCGATGATGATTCCGAACATGGCCACTGGCCTGACGGCCATCGCCATCGGCGCCAAGGGCCCCAGCACGGCTGTCGCCACGGCTTGTGCCGCGGGCTCCAACGCCATTGGCGATGCGTTCCGCCTGATTCAGCTGGGCCATGCCGACGCCATGATCTGCGGTGGCGCCGAATCGGCCATCACACCTCTGGGGGTGGCCGGCTTTGCCAGCGCCAAGGCCCTGTCGTTCCGCAACGACGACCCCGCCACCGCCAGCCGCCCCTTTGATGCCGAGCGCGATGGCTTTGTGATCGGCGAAGGCGCCGGTGTGCTGGTGCTCGAAAGCCTGGAGCACGCACAGGCCCGCGGCGCCGAGATCCTGGCGGAGATCGTGGGCTACGGCATGACTTGCGACGCCCACCACATCACCTCCCCCTCACCTGGTGGCGTGGGCGGGGCCGAAGCGATGCGCCTGGCGCTGCGCGATGCGCGCCTTGATGCGGATGCGGTGGATTACGTGAATGCCCATGGCACCAGCACCCCCGCCAACGACCTCAACGAAACCTCAGCGATCAAAGCCTCCCTCGGCAAACGAGCGCTGCAGATTCCAGTGAGCTCCACCAAGTCGATGACCGGCCACCTGCTAGGCGGCAGCGGCGGCATTGAAGCCGTGGCCGCTGTGCTCGCGATGGAACACAGCCTGGTGCCGCCTACGATCAACTATCAAAATCCGGATCCTGCATGTGATCTGGATGTCGTTCCCAATCAAGCCCGGGAACAGAAACTGGATGTGGTGCTGTCCAACTCCTTTGGATTCGGCGGCCACAACGTCTGTCTGGCGTTCCGCCGGATGAACTGA
- the tkt gene encoding transketolase — protein MVAAPVAGTQSVDSLCINSIRFLAVDAINKSNSGHPGLPMGCAPMAYTLWDKFLKHNPKNPKWFNRDRFVLSAGHGCMLLYALLHLTGYDSVTIDDIKQFRQWGSKTPGHPETFETAGVEVTTGPLGQGIANAVGLAMAEAHLAARFNKPDCTLVDHTTYVIMGDGCHQEGVSGEAASLAGHLGLGKLIALYDDNHITIDGNTNVSFTEDVLKRYEAYGWHTIHVQDGNTDLAGIARAIEEAKSVTDRPSMIKVTTTIGYGSPNKANTAGVHGAALGADEAALTRKNLGWEYGEFEVPQASYDQWRQAIERGAAAEAAWNATLADYRAKYPTEAAQFERQLRGELPQGWDANLPSYSADDKGLATRQHSYNCLNAIGPNLPELIGGSADLTHSNLTDIKGEGGFQKGAEANRYLHFGVREHAMGSILNGLAYHGSGLVPYGGTFAVFAGYMLGAMRLSALSELGVIYVLTHDSIGLGEDGPTHQPIETLASLRSIPNMLVMRPGDGNETSGAYKVAVANRHRPTVLFLSRQAMANQANSNADHVAKGGYILEDSNGAPDLILIGTGTELDLCVKAAAQLRAEGKNVRVVSMPCVELFEEQDAAYRESVLPAACRKRLVVEASSSFGWHKYTGFEGDTVSIDRFGASAPGPLLMEKFGFTVDNVVAKAKALK, from the coding sequence ATGGTCGCCGCACCCGTCGCTGGAACTCAGTCCGTCGACTCCCTCTGCATCAACAGCATCCGCTTCCTGGCGGTCGACGCGATCAACAAGAGCAACTCGGGCCACCCGGGCCTGCCGATGGGTTGCGCGCCCATGGCCTACACGCTTTGGGACAAGTTCCTCAAGCACAACCCCAAGAATCCCAAGTGGTTCAACCGCGACCGCTTCGTGCTCTCGGCCGGTCACGGCTGCATGCTGCTCTACGCGCTGCTGCACCTCACCGGCTACGACTCGGTGACCATCGACGACATTAAGCAGTTCCGTCAGTGGGGCTCCAAGACTCCCGGTCACCCCGAGACCTTCGAAACCGCCGGTGTGGAAGTGACCACCGGTCCTCTGGGTCAGGGCATCGCCAACGCTGTGGGTCTGGCCATGGCCGAAGCCCATCTGGCTGCCAGGTTCAACAAGCCCGATTGCACGCTCGTTGATCACACCACCTACGTGATCATGGGCGACGGCTGCCACCAGGAAGGGGTGAGCGGTGAAGCCGCCTCCCTGGCCGGCCACCTGGGCTTGGGCAAGCTGATCGCGCTGTACGACGACAACCACATCACCATCGACGGAAACACCAACGTTTCCTTCACCGAGGATGTGCTCAAGCGCTACGAGGCCTACGGCTGGCACACCATCCACGTGCAGGACGGCAACACCGACCTGGCCGGTATTGCCCGCGCCATTGAGGAAGCCAAGAGCGTCACCGATCGCCCGTCGATGATCAAGGTGACCACCACCATCGGCTACGGCTCCCCCAACAAAGCCAACACCGCCGGTGTGCACGGTGCTGCCCTGGGCGCTGATGAAGCCGCCCTCACCCGCAAGAACCTGGGTTGGGAGTACGGCGAATTCGAAGTGCCACAGGCTTCTTACGACCAGTGGCGCCAGGCGATCGAGCGTGGTGCTGCCGCCGAAGCCGCCTGGAACGCCACCCTGGCCGACTACCGCGCCAAGTACCCCACCGAAGCCGCTCAGTTCGAGCGTCAGCTGCGTGGTGAACTGCCCCAGGGCTGGGATGCCAACCTCCCCAGCTACAGCGCCGACGACAAAGGCCTGGCCACCCGCCAGCACTCCTACAACTGCCTCAACGCCATCGGCCCCAACCTGCCGGAGCTGATCGGTGGTTCCGCTGACCTCACCCACTCCAACCTCACCGACATCAAGGGCGAGGGTGGTTTCCAGAAGGGCGCCGAAGCCAACCGCTATCTGCACTTCGGTGTGCGCGAGCACGCCATGGGCTCGATCCTCAACGGCCTCGCTTATCACGGCAGCGGCCTGGTGCCCTACGGCGGCACCTTCGCTGTGTTTGCCGGCTACATGCTGGGTGCCATGCGCCTCTCGGCCCTGAGCGAGCTGGGTGTGATCTATGTGCTCACCCACGACTCCATCGGTCTGGGTGAAGACGGCCCCACCCACCAGCCGATCGAAACCCTGGCCAGCCTGCGCTCGATCCCCAACATGCTGGTGATGCGCCCCGGCGATGGCAATGAAACCAGTGGTGCCTACAAGGTGGCCGTGGCCAACCGTCACCGCCCCACCGTGCTGTTCCTCAGCCGTCAGGCGATGGCCAACCAGGCCAACTCCAATGCCGATCACGTGGCCAAGGGTGGTTACATCCTCGAAGACAGCAACGGTGCGCCCGATCTGATCCTGATCGGCACCGGCACCGAGCTCGACCTCTGCGTGAAGGCCGCCGCCCAGCTGCGCGCTGAAGGCAAGAACGTGCGCGTGGTGTCGATGCCCTGTGTGGAGCTGTTCGAAGAGCAGGACGCCGCCTACCGCGAGAGCGTGCTGCCCGCCGCCTGCCGCAAGCGCCTGGTGGTGGAAGCCTCCAGCAGCTTCGGCTGGCACAAGTACACCGGCTTCGAAGGCGACACCGTGTCGATCGATCGCTTCGGTGCTTCCGCTCCTGGCCCGCTGCTCATGGAGAAGTTCGGCTTCACCGTGGACAACGTGGTGGCGAAAGCAAAAGCCCTGAAGTGA
- a CDS encoding IS481 family transposase, whose protein sequence is MHTHPNARLTPLGRERLLRRHIEEHLPLPTLAAQAGISVRSAYKWLARYRAGGAAALVDRRSVRRTQRRTLDPQQLQRAVDLRHERCTLRRVARVLAAPLSTVGRVLKAQGLGRLKNLQPAEPVRRYQWARPGDMIHVDTKQLARFERVGHRITGDRRLGSSRGAGYEKAHVAIDDATRLAYVEVLPDEKQATTVGFLLRAVAWFDGQGISCKRVLSDNGSAYRSKPWREACSALGLIPKRTRPYTPRTNGKAERFIKTLLVEWAYSMAFQTSTERNHWLPRYLAIYNGRRCHMALAGRTPIQQLRLLRVSE, encoded by the coding sequence ATGCATACCCACCCGAATGCTCGGCTGACACCCCTCGGCCGTGAACGGTTGCTGCGTCGACACATTGAGGAGCATCTGCCGCTCCCAACGCTGGCTGCCCAGGCTGGGATCAGCGTCCGCAGCGCCTACAAGTGGCTGGCGCGCTACCGCGCAGGCGGTGCTGCTGCACTGGTGGATCGACGCAGTGTTCGCCGCACCCAGCGGCGGACGCTCGATCCACAGCAACTGCAACGCGCCGTTGACCTCCGCCATGAGCGCTGCACACTCAGAAGAGTGGCCAGGGTGTTGGCGGCCCCGCTTTCCACCGTGGGCCGGGTGCTCAAGGCCCAGGGTCTCGGCCGGCTCAAGAACCTCCAGCCTGCAGAGCCTGTGCGCCGGTACCAGTGGGCACGGCCAGGCGACATGATCCACGTCGACACCAAACAGCTCGCCCGCTTTGAGCGCGTCGGTCACCGGATCACCGGAGATCGACGCCTGGGCTCCTCCCGTGGTGCGGGTTATGAGAAGGCCCATGTGGCCATCGACGACGCCACGCGACTGGCTTACGTCGAGGTGCTGCCGGATGAGAAGCAAGCAACCACGGTGGGTTTTCTGCTGCGAGCCGTGGCCTGGTTCGATGGTCAGGGGATCAGCTGCAAGAGAGTGCTCTCCGATAACGGCAGCGCCTACCGCTCAAAACCCTGGCGAGAAGCCTGCAGCGCACTGGGCCTGATCCCGAAACGCACCAGGCCATACACCCCACGAACAAACGGCAAAGCCGAGCGGTTCATCAAGACCCTGCTGGTGGAGTGGGCGTACTCGATGGCCTTTCAGACCTCAACCGAACGGAACCACTGGCTACCGCGCTATCTGGCGATCTATAACGGCCGCAGGTGTCATATGGCCCTGGCTGGCCGCACCCCCATTCAGCAGCTCCGACTGTTGCGGGTTTCTGAATGA
- a CDS encoding NAD(P)-dependent oxidoreductase gives MNIVPIKAGKGNLGTCILVLNRLRQGMRIAITGGTGFLGRALTDYLAKHKSNELYLLCRKQSMWKAGNMAKENVNVVDIKDAEVVLKSARDVCLIHCATDYGRGNGSATEMVEANLIMPLWLLEQMVKYQPNGIFINTDTILDKRVSDYSLSKSQFREWIKKRCDRLKIANVALEHFYGARDNPGKFTSYVFESLITGRPYIELTEGLQKRDFIYIDDVVSAFVAIMDCATKEKECGYRHYEVGAGASIPVRQFVMQAKKIFQNTETDLQFGTLPMRANEVMDVRVDTRPLEALGWKPKYTVDSGIAKTYREMREYRASHGLKLDLESM, from the coding sequence ATGAATATTGTGCCTATAAAAGCGGGCAAAGGGAACTTAGGCACATGTATACTAGTGCTTAACAGACTGAGACAAGGCATGAGAATAGCAATAACTGGTGGAACAGGATTTCTCGGAAGAGCTCTGACAGATTACTTAGCAAAGCATAAATCAAACGAGTTATACTTGCTTTGCCGGAAACAAAGCATGTGGAAGGCAGGCAACATGGCAAAAGAGAATGTTAACGTAGTAGACATAAAGGATGCCGAAGTCGTATTGAAAAGCGCAAGGGATGTATGCCTGATACATTGCGCCACGGACTATGGCAGGGGAAATGGGAGTGCAACGGAAATGGTAGAGGCGAACCTGATAATGCCATTGTGGCTGCTGGAACAGATGGTTAAATACCAGCCCAATGGTATCTTTATCAATACGGACACCATATTAGACAAGAGAGTTTCGGATTATTCACTAAGCAAATCGCAGTTCAGAGAGTGGATAAAAAAGAGATGCGATAGGCTAAAAATAGCCAACGTAGCACTTGAGCATTTCTATGGGGCAAGGGATAATCCTGGCAAGTTCACATCTTATGTATTCGAGTCCCTGATAACGGGTCGACCCTACATTGAATTAACAGAGGGATTACAGAAAAGGGACTTCATATACATTGATGATGTGGTATCGGCTTTCGTAGCGATAATGGATTGCGCAACGAAGGAGAAGGAATGCGGATATAGGCACTATGAAGTAGGAGCCGGTGCATCGATACCTGTAAGACAGTTTGTCATGCAAGCGAAGAAAATATTTCAAAATACAGAGACTGACCTTCAATTTGGGACTCTTCCAATGAGGGCAAACGAGGTAATGGATGTAAGGGTTGACACTAGACCATTAGAAGCATTAGGCTGGAAGCCTAAATACACAGTAGACAGTGGCATAGCAAAGACATATAGAGAAATGCGTGAATACAGGGCAAGCCATGGCTTAAAGCTAGATCTAGAGAGTATGTGA
- a CDS encoding GDP-mannose 4,6-dehydratase, which translates to MYIVTGCCGFVGSTLTKRLLKRGCYVIGIDNLYRPGSAANLSFIQEMPESLCNFRFILGDISTLDLAFINSDISAIFHLAGQVAMTKSINNPLYDFNCNAYSTLRLLEAVRTQSPSSLFIYASTNKVYGDLEWIEYRETETRYICSNYPEGFDESLPLDFSSPYGCSKGAADQYTNDYARIYGLHTYCFRHSTIYGLGQKASYDQGWVGWFLSQVTLAKSNPAHRFTISGNGKQVRDILHVEDVCTLYELAATGKCPSVTANVGGSFNNSLSILELLRLACKHLGVDHQELNIDYIPARISDQRVFISLNHCASNTFGWQPSISIDQGLSELLSSVPPST; encoded by the coding sequence ATGTATATTGTTACCGGTTGTTGCGGTTTTGTTGGATCTACTCTGACCAAAAGACTGCTCAAAAGGGGTTGTTATGTTATAGGAATTGATAACCTCTATCGACCTGGCTCTGCCGCAAACCTATCCTTTATCCAAGAGATGCCGGAGAGTCTTTGCAATTTCAGATTCATACTTGGCGACATTTCAACACTTGATCTAGCTTTTATCAATTCCGATATTTCTGCCATTTTCCATTTGGCCGGACAGGTTGCAATGACCAAGTCCATTAACAATCCATTGTACGACTTTAACTGCAATGCCTATTCCACATTACGTCTTCTCGAGGCAGTAAGAACCCAGTCTCCCAGTTCATTATTTATTTATGCCTCTACCAATAAAGTCTATGGAGATCTCGAATGGATTGAATATCGTGAAACTGAAACAAGATATATCTGCTCTAATTATCCGGAAGGATTTGATGAGTCTCTTCCACTTGATTTCTCATCCCCTTATGGATGTTCAAAAGGTGCGGCTGACCAGTATACTAATGATTATGCTCGAATCTACGGCCTCCACACTTATTGCTTTCGACATTCTACTATCTATGGTCTAGGTCAAAAAGCCTCTTATGATCAAGGTTGGGTGGGTTGGTTTCTGTCTCAAGTAACCCTTGCTAAGTCTAACCCTGCGCATCGCTTTACCATCAGCGGAAACGGAAAGCAAGTTCGCGACATCCTACATGTGGAAGATGTTTGCACTCTGTATGAGCTAGCCGCTACCGGTAAGTGTCCCTCAGTCACAGCAAACGTCGGAGGCTCCTTTAATAATAGCCTCAGCATCCTCGAGTTACTTCGTTTAGCTTGTAAACATCTTGGCGTGGATCACCAAGAGCTTAACATTGACTATATTCCTGCGCGTATATCCGATCAGCGAGTCTTTATATCGCTTAATCATTGCGCAAGTAACACATTCGGTTGGCAGCCAAGTATCAGTATTGATCAAGGTCTGAGTGAGCTTCTCAGCTCTGTCCCACCTTCTACCTGA